One genomic region from Mesoaciditoga lauensis cd-1655R = DSM 25116 encodes:
- a CDS encoding vWA domain-containing protein yields the protein MNITLKPHRKYVKANSGPQQLFVQLSFKPESEEMKTLSNVSAIFVVDVSGSMSGEKIETVKQGLIDVVNQSILEDSDEIGIIQFSDYAESVVDLNTFSRVKHTISSSINSMDIIGGTEMSTGMQMAMDTLKRSTSTGRVKKMFLFTDGETIDEDTCREIAKECARSDISITSFGVGDSYNEDLLSDISETTNSHARHISDIHEFGQYISEELNMTKKEAITNISADFTVVKNVEVLEIHRVLPTMLKLNMNGNRISLGNALSDDETVFVMRIKIPDRPPSKMRAANLVFKYDVPRLGVYNKVEEKPLVIEYTMNEMLAAQIDPEVMDYQQQIVINNQMEEAVKASKNGDASKATKILEDLKNTTVRLGNTAMTKIIEQATKDLRGSGMISEETKKTIKLESKTKTMKSIHATGNIGMTEEEIRKKSGV from the coding sequence ATGAACATAACCTTAAAACCTCACAGAAAATATGTAAAAGCGAATAGTGGTCCACAACAGCTCTTTGTCCAACTTTCATTTAAACCAGAAAGCGAAGAGATGAAAACTCTTTCAAATGTTTCCGCGATCTTCGTTGTAGACGTAAGTGGCTCTATGAGTGGAGAAAAAATTGAAACGGTCAAACAGGGGCTAATCGACGTGGTAAATCAATCTATCTTGGAAGATTCAGATGAGATTGGGATAATTCAATTTAGCGATTATGCCGAGTCTGTCGTCGATTTGAACACATTTTCACGAGTAAAGCACACCATTTCATCTTCCATAAACAGTATGGATATCATTGGGGGAACGGAAATGTCCACGGGGATGCAAATGGCGATGGATACCTTGAAGAGAAGTACATCTACAGGAAGAGTTAAAAAGATGTTCCTTTTCACAGATGGTGAAACCATTGATGAAGATACATGTAGGGAGATAGCGAAAGAATGCGCGCGATCAGATATAAGCATAACATCATTTGGAGTAGGAGATTCATACAACGAAGACCTTCTCTCAGATATATCCGAGACAACCAACTCACACGCGAGACACATAAGTGATATACACGAATTTGGTCAATACATCTCAGAAGAGCTAAACATGACAAAAAAAGAAGCCATAACCAACATCTCTGCAGATTTCACTGTTGTTAAGAATGTGGAAGTTCTTGAAATTCACAGGGTACTTCCCACGATGCTAAAACTCAACATGAACGGAAACAGAATATCACTCGGAAATGCATTGAGCGATGATGAAACGGTTTTCGTCATGAGAATAAAGATCCCCGACAGACCACCATCGAAAATGAGAGCGGCTAATCTTGTTTTTAAATATGATGTACCAAGACTAGGGGTATACAACAAAGTTGAAGAGAAACCATTGGTAATCGAGTATACTATGAATGAAATGTTAGCAGCGCAAATAGATCCTGAAGTGATGGACTATCAACAGCAGATAGTGATAAATAACCAAATGGAAGAAGCTGTAAAAGCGAGCAAAAATGGAGATGCATCGAAAGCGACGAAAATACTTGAAGACTTAAAAAACACGACTGTAAGGCTTGGAAATACCGCTATGACAAAGATAATAGAGCAAGCGACAAAAGATTTGAGAGGAAGTGGGATGATAAGTGAAGAGACAAAAAAGACCATAAAGTTAGAAAGCAAGACAAAAACGATGAAATCGATTCATGCAACGGGAAATATAGGCATGACAGAAGAAGAAATACGCAAAAAATCGGGGGTATGA